A single region of the Candidatus Marsarchaeota archaeon genome encodes:
- a CDS encoding HD domain-containing protein — protein sequence MKIRKKAFYIRDPVSGDLRLNGVVAKLIEDERFQRLRYVKQLGFSYLVFPGAHHTRFEHSLGTWSITNEISKRLLIEENEELCIAGLLHDVGHMPMSHESEGPIYAKTKMLHEDIGRKIITDTGMLDCLSSFGLSKKKVLNYFDGNSYGKIITGAIGSDRIDYLMRDAYYTGVAYGVIDYYRLRNVITYAMGEPAVFDNGIEAVESFLAARYYMYSSVYFHHACLIANGMYKKALALALESGSVDPYEFVYYDDTKALNALSAIDASKQMINDLLNRKLFKRAYYYPNFKGSIKIPELCEAVEKAGLKESEYIADIIPFKAAENPINIVFKEDSSIRHFDELSQIFKTLSMIQERRKIIIVACKRKFVKRVSDAMKKIL from the coding sequence ATGAAAATCAGGAAAAAGGCATTTTATATACGAGACCCTGTGTCTGGGGACTTGAGGCTTAATGGGGTTGTAGCTAAGCTTATCGAAGATGAAAGATTCCAAAGGTTGCGCTATGTAAAGCAATTGGGCTTCTCATATCTCGTCTTTCCCGGCGCCCACCATACCAGATTTGAGCATTCGCTTGGAACATGGAGCATAACAAATGAGATTTCAAAACGGCTTCTTATTGAGGAAAATGAAGAGCTGTGTATTGCTGGCCTGCTGCATGATGTCGGCCATATGCCAATGTCACATGAATCTGAAGGGCCAATATACGCCAAGACAAAGATGCTGCACGAGGATATTGGCAGGAAGATAATTACAGATACAGGCATGCTTGACTGCCTAAGCTCTTTTGGCTTGTCAAAGAAGAAAGTGCTAAACTATTTCGATGGTAACTCGTACGGCAAGATAATCACAGGAGCGATAGGCTCTGACAGGATAGATTACTTGATGAGGGATGCTTATTACACAGGAGTTGCCTACGGCGTGATAGACTACTACAGGCTTAGAAACGTCATAACATACGCAATGGGCGAGCCAGCAGTATTCGACAACGGGATTGAGGCTGTGGAGTCATTTTTGGCCGCAAGGTACTATATGTACTCTTCGGTGTATTTCCACCATGCATGCCTGATAGCCAATGGAATGTACAAGAAAGCGCTGGCTCTGGCTCTGGAATCCGGCAGTGTAGACCCGTACGAATTCGTTTACTATGACGATACCAAAGCTTTGAATGCTTTATCAGCCATTGACGCGTCTAAGCAAATGATAAACGACTTGCTTAATAGGAAGCTGTTTAAAAGAGCATACTATTACCCAAATTTTAAGGGTAGCATAAAAATTCCGGAATTATGCGAAGCTGTTGAAAAGGCAGGCTTAAAGGAAAGCGAGTATATAGCAGATATAATTCCGTTTAAGGCTGCTGAAAACCCGATAAACATAGTGTTCAAAGAGGATTCTAGCATAAGGCATTTTGACGAATTGTCGCAGATATTTAAAACACTGTCAATGATACAAGAAAGGCGGAAAATAATTATAGTTGCATGCAAACGAAAATTTGTTAAGCGAGTAAGCGATGCGATGAAAAAGATTTTATAA
- a CDS encoding vitamin K epoxide reductase family protein, which produces MKFSNAIFIVFVAIALLDSVYLSVEHFDNGVLACPDTGIVDCAQVLSSNFSSVFGIPIAFLGLAWVVIMLVISYKRDELTAFLAPIWYIVGLFGVGYSFTAQYLIGKICIYCTTLDVCIIAIVLLATFKLRLHKTSV; this is translated from the coding sequence GCCCTGCTGGATAGCGTATACCTCAGCGTGGAGCATTTTGACAATGGTGTGCTCGCATGCCCGGATACAGGAATAGTGGATTGCGCGCAGGTACTGTCAAGCAATTTCTCAAGTGTTTTCGGAATTCCTATTGCTTTTCTTGGGCTTGCATGGGTCGTGATAATGCTAGTCATTTCATATAAGCGGGATGAACTAACTGCATTCCTGGCTCCGATATGGTATATTGTGGGGTTATTCGGAGTGGGGTACTCTTTTACTGCGCAGTACCTTATCGGCAAGATTTGTATCTACTGCACAACGCTAGACGTATGTATTATTGCAATCGTGCTGCTTGCAACCTTTAAACTTAGATTGCACAAAACAAGCGTTTGA